One window from the genome of Pseudomonas frederiksbergensis encodes:
- the pepN gene encoding aminopeptidase N produces the protein MRTEQPKMIYLKDYQAPEYLIDETHLTFELFEDHSLVHAQLVMRRNPERGAGLPPLVLDGQLLELLSIKLDDADLGQGEYQLDDSHLTLQPKAQAFTVDTTVRIHPETNTALEGLYKSGSMFCTQCEAEGFRKITYYLDRPDVMSKFTTTVVAEQHSYPVLLSNGNPIASGPGEDGRHWATWEDPFKKPAYLFALVAGDLWCVEDTFTTMTERTVALRIYVEPENIDKCQHAMTSLKKSMRWDEEVYGREYDLDIFMIVAVNDFNMGAMENKGLNIFNSSAVLARAETATDAAHQRVEAIVAHEYFHNWSGNRVTCRDWFQLSLKEGFTVFRDAGFSADMNSATVKRIQDVAYLRTHQFAEDAGPMAHPVRPDSFIEISNFYTLTVYEKGSEVVGMIHTLLGAEGFRKGSDLYFERHDGQAVTCDDFIKAMEDANGVDLAQFKRWYSQAGTPRLAVSESYDAAAKTYRLTFRQSCPPTPDKAEKLPFVIPVELGLLNSQGGEIPLRLSGESAASGTTRVISVTEAEQTFTFVDVAEKPLPSLLRGFSAPVKLSFPYDRDQLMFLMQHDSDGFNRWDAGQQLSVQVLQELITQHQQGATLTLDPRLVSALRSVLSDESLDQAMVAEMLSLPSEAYLTEISEVADVEAIHTAREFARQQLAENLFEALWLRYEANRDLSKRTPYVAEAEHFARRALQNIALSYLMLTGKPEVLSATLDQFDTADNMTERLTALAVLVNSPFETEKAHALEVFAENFKGNPLVMDQWFSVQAGSPLPGGLARVKALMEHPAFTIKNPNKVRALIGAFAGQNLINFHAADGSGYRFLADLVIQLNGFNPQIASRQLAPLTRWRKYDSARQALMKAELERILASGGLSADVFEVVSKSLA, from the coding sequence ATGCGCACCGAACAACCGAAGATGATCTACCTGAAGGACTATCAGGCCCCCGAGTACCTGATCGACGAGACGCACCTGACCTTCGAGTTGTTCGAGGACCACAGCCTGGTCCATGCGCAACTGGTAATGCGCCGCAACCCCGAGCGCGGCGCCGGGTTGCCGCCGCTGGTGCTCGATGGCCAGCTGTTGGAGTTGTTGTCGATCAAGCTTGACGACGCCGACCTGGGGCAGGGCGAGTATCAATTGGATGACAGCCACCTGACCTTGCAACCCAAGGCCCAGGCGTTCACGGTCGATACCACGGTGCGTATCCACCCGGAAACCAACACCGCCCTGGAAGGCCTGTACAAATCCGGCAGCATGTTCTGCACCCAGTGCGAGGCCGAAGGGTTCCGCAAGATCACTTATTACCTCGACCGCCCGGACGTGATGAGCAAGTTCACCACCACCGTGGTGGCCGAGCAGCACAGCTATCCGGTGCTGTTGTCCAACGGCAACCCGATTGCCAGCGGCCCTGGCGAAGACGGGCGGCATTGGGCGACCTGGGAAGACCCGTTCAAGAAACCCGCCTACCTGTTTGCCCTGGTGGCCGGTGACTTGTGGTGCGTCGAAGACACTTTCACCACCATGACCGAGCGCACCGTGGCGCTGCGCATCTACGTCGAGCCGGAAAACATCGACAAGTGCCAGCACGCCATGACCAGCCTGAAGAAGTCGATGCGCTGGGACGAAGAAGTGTATGGCCGCGAATACGACCTCGACATCTTCATGATTGTCGCGGTCAACGACTTCAATATGGGCGCCATGGAGAACAAGGGCCTCAACATCTTCAACTCCAGCGCCGTGCTGGCCCGCGCCGAAACCGCCACCGACGCCGCGCACCAGCGAGTCGAGGCGATCGTTGCCCACGAATATTTCCACAACTGGTCGGGCAACCGCGTGACCTGCCGCGACTGGTTCCAATTGTCGCTCAAGGAAGGGTTCACGGTGTTCCGCGACGCCGGCTTCTCGGCCGACATGAACTCTGCCACCGTCAAGCGCATCCAGGACGTCGCGTACCTGCGTACCCACCAGTTTGCCGAAGACGCCGGCCCGATGGCCCACCCGGTTCGCCCGGACAGCTTCATCGAAATCTCCAACTTCTACACCCTGACCGTGTACGAAAAGGGCTCGGAAGTGGTTGGCATGATCCACACCCTGTTGGGTGCCGAAGGCTTCCGCAAGGGCAGCGACCTGTATTTCGAGCGCCACGACGGCCAGGCCGTGACCTGCGACGATTTCATCAAGGCCATGGAAGATGCCAACGGCGTCGACCTGGCCCAGTTCAAGCGCTGGTACAGCCAGGCCGGTACGCCACGGCTGGCGGTCAGTGAGTCCTACGATGCGGCGGCCAAGACCTACCGCTTGACGTTCCGCCAAAGCTGCCCGCCGACGCCGGACAAGGCGGAAAAACTGCCGTTCGTGATCCCCGTGGAACTGGGGCTGTTGAACAGTCAGGGCGGCGAGATTCCCCTGCGCCTGAGCGGCGAATCGGCGGCCAGCGGCACCACCCGGGTGATCTCGGTGACCGAAGCCGAACAGACTTTCACGTTCGTCGATGTCGCTGAAAAGCCCTTGCCTTCTTTGCTACGCGGTTTCTCGGCACCGGTGAAATTGAGCTTCCCCTACGACCGCGACCAACTGATGTTCCTGATGCAGCATGACAGCGACGGTTTCAACCGCTGGGATGCCGGCCAGCAGTTGTCGGTCCAGGTGTTGCAGGAACTGATCACCCAGCATCAGCAGGGCGCGACGCTGACGTTGGATCCGCGCCTGGTCAGTGCGCTGCGCAGCGTGCTCTCGGATGAGTCCCTGGACCAGGCCATGGTCGCCGAAATGCTCTCGCTGCCAAGCGAAGCCTACCTGACGGAAATCAGCGAAGTGGCCGACGTCGAGGCGATCCATACCGCCCGTGAGTTCGCCCGCCAGCAGTTGGCCGAGAACCTGTTCGAAGCCCTGTGGCTGCGTTATGAAGCCAACCGCGACCTGTCCAAGCGCACGCCATACGTGGCCGAGGCGGAGCATTTCGCCCGCCGCGCGCTGCAAAACATTGCGTTGTCGTACCTGATGCTTACCGGCAAGCCTGAAGTGCTGAGTGCGACCCTGGATCAATTCGACACCGCCGACAACATGACCGAACGCCTGACAGCGCTGGCGGTGCTGGTCAACTCGCCGTTCGAAACCGAGAAGGCCCACGCTCTCGAAGTGTTCGCGGAAAACTTCAAGGGCAACCCGCTGGTCATGGACCAATGGTTCAGCGTCCAGGCAGGCAGCCCGTTGCCGGGCGGCCTGGCGCGGGTCAAGGCATTGATGGAGCACCCAGCGTTCACCATCAAGAACCCGAACAAGGTACGGGCGTTGATCGGCGCCTTCGCCGGACAGAACCTGATCAACTTCCACGCCGCCGATGGTTCGGGCTACCGCTTCCTGGCGGACCTGGTGATCCAGCTCAACGGTTTCAACCCGCAGATCGCCTCGCGGCAACTGGCCCCGCTGACCCGCTGGCGCAAATACGACAGCGCCCGCCAGGCACTGATGAAAGCCGAACTGGAGCGCATCCTGGCGTCCGGCGGGCTGTCGGCCGATGTGTTCGAGGTGGTGAGCAAGAGCCTGGCATAA
- a CDS encoding dermonecrotic toxin domain-containing protein has translation MTSPATADSAATFTQTISQQFADRPTFETIAQQQLEKAIRARFPTLAFDLPTLQLAVPNEAGNGWVARPFTALVLDYLACGTPVDFSSSGSYGCYLSIDFPKRLRDAGGRVPDTRMIEALLFELPWTLPIALEDALTRYWNAEIDAHDHANRWQWLGDTLKHILHIRGLRQPGLSEPERDALDQVARWPDREYRFSHNKSPVYAYSLESTITREGNSTVLPASAILLEHYTIHGLAIVLCSPGNAVRSFASMDEFHAYWTRRIADRYVVDTVRCQRYEIGGNAFDTQAGMLLEQQLTDLRSVKLPSKIGWPDLKKLYADLSDPTRYLTDIPQPTPQAAQQMAALLPEWLKTAPLGDQTTFQHYSLALAGAKQRSDGLTFLSDIKDIRTFAVDALSRRLQQANDSSRAKVPASHFHPDDVTLTYTVAAGYPGAVGISEPRDMSLTTLAIDNLVARPSGRVRLSHRQGLALPEWLTNDFITGKNGLIEQVDIGTTYPRYLQRQLLADLDQRDDRERRFAEQIPPQMLLEALKQLHNQENGMTRQGLDLLEALFAPSVEERQVDGRPVVIRHLALQRKPHATPDTVLNMFVIESQDPTQGPHLLYRPLYETSLQQFSSRQALLDAIATAGSLQDSVLTWLPDSARLVYANGGIKEPHVLQFHQGDEFDIPDKPAPATLALDEASKELLQYLGNGRLMQYLYGCNAHALVTQADRSSVSNSESRWALLLKGGNLLFNTLLFPLLRGPAMTCAWLFNLMLSAQNDIPALSSDDPVTRELAAVDLLLNLALLATQTPSSRAPARVPVSETAMEQAMRPPAPRIPAQQWPAPTAPTFKESIIALPGELSKAPGKALDFSFASARNRLTPEQRTQLQGMQVNRPAKLPEPITYGPLKGLYVIGAKWHAMVERALYQIDVDVDDNVKIIDPQDPSRDGPMLKSDGRGNWTMDLDLRLRGGMPKSRIQELKDRKKKLNKDLDDFLASQASRADGIQKAHQKVHDGVPRQDGKPPKDETGKVITPEQHLLDRQELYELLETQIANHLGMLASQDERKTLHAQLDQPVVVMITKSIILYADAASSLVKMDQDDLVNAHPGLDVYPTPERVRSNGPGFLDFQKKTFSNRERVIHWLNLRDQQLENLLNLDATSATDFDQLLLTFDKKYDTALTLQDAQLATLPILSVKTIDSDLLQTLTRIILSLSSQISSHSNIKHYTLPPPEHLAVLESLTEQYAKALDALDVVKTLYVEDVDETYFDKMVSLLKGLYDDVSGKLAAEVKPEPTSRKRPAKPPLDRKRKRLIMTRKSGVLIGDVKPAGTNVDVAGGSSLPIEVVEIHSEINGEVLETYSRHDDVWDVVEVERPAPVPRTRAIKTIKGDAQKLLEQLDNRLRRAESYKTRCRHPQEIEEILDNEASRYRTLSAELDRAFTVSGTLPSPADQALSQQLSRAISSLTTKGAALRTELSLKLPPTDGNLRYLFEKKLIHVARLGERKALKGTRKDFLQEYAINDVDGFPLWYAHFHYETAETPKADYSVAHLKTKEQRREHYHSMLAKAQSPYAVVNVHRGQIGKFLARDKFLPLAP, from the coding sequence ATGACTTCGCCTGCTACGGCTGACAGTGCCGCTACGTTTACCCAAACCATCAGCCAACAGTTTGCCGATCGCCCGACCTTCGAAACAATCGCGCAGCAGCAACTCGAAAAAGCGATCAGGGCACGCTTTCCCACACTGGCCTTTGACCTTCCCACCCTTCAGTTGGCAGTGCCAAATGAGGCCGGCAATGGCTGGGTTGCCCGACCGTTCACGGCCCTGGTGCTTGATTATCTGGCCTGCGGCACACCCGTTGACTTCAGTTCAAGCGGCTCGTATGGCTGTTACCTGAGCATCGACTTTCCCAAACGCCTGCGTGACGCCGGCGGCAGGGTCCCGGACACCAGGATGATCGAAGCACTGTTATTCGAACTGCCCTGGACCCTGCCGATCGCACTGGAGGATGCGCTGACCCGCTACTGGAACGCCGAGATTGATGCCCATGACCATGCCAATCGCTGGCAATGGCTAGGCGATACGCTCAAGCATATTCTGCATATCCGTGGGCTCCGGCAACCGGGGCTCTCCGAGCCGGAACGCGACGCCCTGGACCAGGTCGCTCGATGGCCGGACCGCGAATACCGCTTCAGCCACAACAAGTCCCCGGTCTACGCCTATAGCCTGGAAAGCACTATCACCCGGGAAGGCAACAGCACCGTCTTGCCCGCCTCGGCGATCCTGCTGGAGCACTACACGATTCATGGCCTCGCCATCGTGCTCTGCAGTCCCGGCAACGCTGTGCGGTCCTTCGCGTCGATGGATGAATTCCACGCGTACTGGACCCGACGCATCGCCGACCGCTATGTCGTCGATACCGTCAGGTGCCAGCGCTACGAAATCGGCGGTAATGCCTTCGACACCCAGGCCGGCATGCTATTGGAACAACAACTGACCGACCTGCGCTCGGTGAAGTTGCCCTCCAAGATCGGTTGGCCAGACCTGAAAAAACTGTATGCCGACCTGAGCGATCCCACCCGATACCTGACCGACATTCCACAACCCACGCCACAGGCCGCGCAGCAAATGGCTGCCTTGCTGCCCGAATGGTTAAAGACAGCGCCCCTCGGGGACCAGACAACATTCCAGCACTACAGCCTGGCGCTGGCCGGTGCCAAGCAACGCAGCGATGGGCTGACCTTCCTCAGCGACATCAAGGACATCCGGACGTTTGCCGTAGACGCCCTGTCCCGCCGCCTGCAGCAGGCCAACGACAGCAGCCGGGCGAAGGTCCCGGCCAGCCACTTTCACCCTGACGATGTGACGCTGACCTACACCGTCGCCGCCGGATACCCGGGCGCCGTCGGCATCAGCGAACCCAGGGACATGAGCCTGACCACCCTGGCGATCGATAACCTGGTCGCCCGGCCCAGCGGGCGGGTAAGGCTCAGCCACCGCCAAGGCCTGGCGCTGCCTGAATGGCTGACGAACGATTTCATCACGGGCAAGAACGGCCTGATCGAACAAGTCGACATCGGCACGACCTATCCTCGATACCTGCAACGACAGCTGCTTGCTGATCTCGACCAAAGGGATGATCGCGAGCGACGGTTCGCCGAACAGATTCCACCCCAGATGTTGCTCGAAGCCCTCAAGCAGCTGCATAACCAGGAAAACGGCATGACTCGCCAGGGGCTGGACCTTCTCGAGGCCCTGTTTGCGCCTTCCGTCGAAGAACGACAAGTCGATGGCCGCCCCGTCGTGATCCGCCACCTGGCCTTGCAGCGAAAGCCTCACGCGACGCCGGACACCGTGCTCAACATGTTCGTGATCGAGTCTCAGGATCCGACCCAGGGCCCGCACCTGCTGTATCGACCACTCTACGAAACGTCCTTGCAGCAGTTTTCCTCTCGCCAGGCGCTGCTGGACGCAATCGCCACCGCCGGATCGCTGCAGGACAGCGTGCTGACCTGGTTGCCCGACTCCGCTCGGCTGGTCTATGCCAACGGCGGGATCAAGGAACCGCATGTCCTGCAGTTCCATCAGGGCGATGAGTTCGACATTCCCGATAAGCCCGCCCCGGCAACGCTTGCCCTCGACGAGGCCAGCAAGGAACTGCTGCAGTACCTGGGGAACGGTCGATTGATGCAGTACCTTTATGGCTGCAATGCCCACGCGCTGGTCACCCAAGCCGACCGGAGCTCGGTATCCAACAGCGAGAGCCGCTGGGCATTGCTGCTCAAGGGCGGCAACCTGCTGTTCAACACCCTGCTGTTCCCGCTGTTACGTGGCCCCGCCATGACCTGCGCCTGGCTGTTCAACTTGATGCTCAGTGCCCAGAACGACATCCCGGCACTGAGCAGCGACGACCCGGTGACCCGCGAACTCGCTGCTGTCGACCTGCTGCTGAACCTGGCCCTGCTGGCGACACAGACTCCTTCTTCGCGCGCGCCTGCCCGTGTGCCTGTGTCTGAAACAGCAATGGAGCAAGCGATGCGCCCTCCCGCGCCGCGCATCCCCGCGCAACAGTGGCCCGCCCCAACCGCGCCGACATTCAAGGAAAGCATCATCGCCTTGCCCGGCGAACTGTCCAAGGCGCCCGGCAAAGCCCTGGATTTCAGCTTCGCCAGCGCCCGCAATCGCCTGACACCCGAGCAACGAACCCAACTGCAAGGGATGCAGGTGAATCGGCCCGCCAAGCTACCCGAACCCATTACGTACGGACCGCTCAAGGGCTTGTACGTCATCGGTGCGAAATGGCACGCCATGGTTGAGCGAGCGCTATACCAGATCGACGTGGATGTGGACGACAACGTGAAGATCATCGACCCTCAGGACCCGAGCCGCGACGGCCCGATGCTGAAATCCGACGGCCGCGGCAACTGGACCATGGACCTGGACCTGCGCCTTCGCGGGGGCATGCCGAAGAGCCGTATCCAAGAACTCAAGGACCGGAAGAAAAAGCTCAACAAGGACCTTGACGACTTCCTGGCCAGCCAGGCAAGCCGAGCCGATGGCATTCAAAAAGCCCACCAGAAGGTCCACGACGGTGTGCCCCGCCAAGATGGCAAGCCTCCCAAAGACGAGACGGGTAAGGTGATCACGCCCGAGCAGCATCTACTCGACCGTCAAGAACTCTATGAGCTGCTGGAAACGCAAATAGCCAATCACTTGGGAATGCTCGCAAGCCAGGACGAGCGCAAGACCTTGCATGCGCAATTGGATCAACCTGTGGTGGTGATGATCACCAAGAGCATCATCCTGTATGCGGACGCAGCGTCTTCCCTGGTCAAGATGGACCAGGACGACCTCGTCAATGCTCATCCTGGGTTGGATGTATACCCGACCCCTGAACGCGTTCGAAGCAACGGTCCGGGCTTCTTAGACTTCCAGAAGAAAACGTTCTCGAACCGTGAGCGGGTTATTCACTGGCTGAACTTGAGAGATCAGCAGCTAGAGAACCTGCTGAATCTCGATGCAACCAGCGCTACCGATTTCGACCAATTGCTGCTGACTTTTGATAAGAAATACGATACAGCCCTAACGCTCCAGGATGCGCAATTGGCTACGCTGCCGATATTGTCGGTCAAGACTATCGATTCCGACCTGTTGCAAACGCTGACTCGCATCATCCTGTCGTTGTCCAGCCAGATCAGCTCCCATTCCAATATCAAGCACTACACCTTGCCACCGCCGGAGCACCTGGCGGTACTGGAGAGCCTGACCGAGCAGTACGCAAAGGCATTGGATGCCCTGGATGTCGTGAAGACCCTCTATGTCGAGGACGTCGACGAAACCTATTTCGACAAGATGGTTTCGCTGCTCAAGGGTCTGTACGACGATGTCTCCGGGAAACTGGCGGCAGAGGTCAAGCCGGAGCCAACCTCTCGAAAACGCCCGGCGAAACCGCCGCTTGATCGCAAGAGAAAGCGGCTGATCATGACCCGCAAATCCGGCGTTCTGATCGGCGATGTCAAACCGGCCGGTACAAACGTGGACGTTGCTGGCGGGTCAAGCTTGCCCATTGAAGTCGTTGAGATCCACTCCGAAATCAACGGGGAAGTCCTCGAGACCTACTCCCGCCACGACGACGTATGGGACGTCGTCGAGGTAGAGCGACCGGCACCCGTGCCAAGAACCCGAGCCATCAAGACGATCAAGGGAGATGCGCAAAAACTGCTCGAACAGTTGGATAACCGCCTGCGCCGGGCTGAGAGTTATAAAACACGCTGTCGTCACCCTCAGGAAATCGAAGAGATCCTGGACAACGAGGCGAGTCGCTACCGCACGCTCTCGGCGGAACTCGACAGGGCTTTCACGGTTTCAGGAACGTTACCCTCGCCGGCGGATCAGGCCTTGAGCCAGCAATTGTCCCGGGCCATTTCCAGCCTGACCACCAAGGGCGCCGCGCTGCGCACCGAATTGAGCCTGAAATTGCCGCCCACCGATGGCAACCTCCGATACCTGTTTGAAAAAAAGCTGATACACGTCGCGCGCCTTGGCGAGCGCAAGGCCTTGAAAGGAACCCGCAAGGATTTCCTCCAGGAGTACGCCATCAACGACGTTGACGGCTTTCCCCTCTGGTATGCGCATTTTCACTACGAAACGGCCGAGACGCCAAAAGCCGACTACAGCGTCGCGCATCTGAAAACCAAGGAGCAACGTCGGGAGCACTATCACTCAATGCTGGCCAAGGCTCAGAGCCCCTATGCCGTGGTGAATGTGCACCGTGGTCAGATTGGCAAATTCCTGGCGCGCGACAAGTTCTTACCGTTAGCGCCTTGA
- a CDS encoding WD40/YVTN/BNR-like repeat-containing protein has product MNEPVMATGRCRPPMLRRVALLASALSLLGSVVLSAPVLAVAASTSDVIYSVESARASKTLMLDVVHAGQRLVAVGDRGHIVYSDDQGTSWTQAKVPTRQLLTAVFFVDDKHGWAVGHDAQILASVDGGSTWTKQFEDLPREAPLLDIWFQDASHGFAVGAYGALYETNDGGKHWEDASDRLDNEDQYHLNAIAAVKDAGLFVVGEAGSMFRSADWGQTWEKLQGPYEGSLFGVIGTAQSSTLLAYGLRGNLYRSADFGTTWEQVELNAARGALEFGLSGATLLPDGAIVIVGNGGSVIRSTDDGVTFSVFNRPDRISVAAVTAAGNGNLILAGQGGVRATTSTGAELSK; this is encoded by the coding sequence ATGAATGAGCCTGTCATGGCAACGGGCCGCTGCCGGCCGCCGATGCTGCGCCGAGTTGCGTTGCTGGCTTCGGCGCTCTCGCTGCTGGGCTCTGTCGTGTTGTCGGCGCCGGTGCTGGCAGTCGCCGCATCGACGTCCGATGTCATCTATTCCGTCGAGTCGGCCAGGGCCAGCAAGACCCTGATGCTCGATGTGGTGCATGCCGGCCAGCGCCTGGTGGCGGTCGGTGACCGTGGGCATATCGTCTATTCCGATGACCAGGGCACGTCCTGGACCCAGGCCAAGGTACCGACACGCCAATTGCTCACCGCCGTCTTTTTCGTCGACGACAAGCACGGCTGGGCCGTGGGACACGACGCGCAGATCCTCGCCAGCGTGGACGGCGGCAGCACTTGGACCAAGCAATTTGAAGACCTGCCCCGTGAAGCGCCGTTGCTGGATATCTGGTTCCAGGACGCCAGCCATGGCTTCGCCGTGGGCGCCTACGGGGCGCTGTACGAAACCAACGATGGCGGCAAGCACTGGGAAGACGCCAGCGACCGCCTCGACAATGAAGATCAATACCACCTCAATGCCATCGCCGCCGTGAAGGATGCCGGGCTGTTCGTCGTGGGCGAGGCCGGCAGCATGTTCCGTTCCGCCGATTGGGGGCAGACCTGGGAAAAACTCCAGGGGCCGTACGAGGGTTCGCTGTTCGGCGTCATCGGCACCGCCCAGTCTTCGACGCTGTTGGCCTACGGTCTTCGTGGCAATCTTTATCGTTCCGCCGACTTTGGCACGACGTGGGAGCAGGTCGAACTCAACGCTGCCCGTGGCGCGCTGGAGTTCGGCTTGTCGGGCGCGACGCTGTTGCCGGACGGCGCCATCGTGATTGTCGGCAACGGTGGCAGCGTGATCCGCAGCACCGACGACGGCGTGACGTTCAGCGTGTTCAACCGCCCGGATCGCATCTCCGTGGCGGCCGTCACGGCGGCAGGCAACGGCAACCTGATCCTGGCGGGACAGGGCGGCGTTCGCGCCACCACGTCCACTGGCGCCGAACTGAGCAAATGA
- a CDS encoding efflux RND transporter permease subunit yields the protein MSSHHQDKATFLERLIFNNRPAVIVICLLVSIFLFWQATLIRPSTSFEKMIPLEHPFIEKMLEHRNDLANLGNTVRISVEATDGDIFSKEYMETLRQIHDEVFYISGVDRSGLKSLWSPSVRWTEVTEEGFAGGEVIPQSYDGSADSLDLLRNNVLKSGQVGRLVANDFKSSIIDIPLLESYPDPQDQGKLLALDYRKFSHELEDKIRNKFEAQNPNVQIHIVGFAKKVGDLIDGLVMVVMFFGVAFVITLILLYWFTNCMRSTIAVLSTTLVAVVWQLGLMHAVGFGLDPYSMLVPFLIFAIGISHGVQKINGIALQSSEADNALTAARRTFRQLFLPGMIAILADAVGFITLLIIDIGVIRELAIGASIGVAVIVFTNLILLPVAISYVGISKRAVERSKKDATREHPFWRTLSNFASAKVAPVSIALAVIAFGGGLWYSQNLKIGDLDQGAPELRPDSRYNQDNNFIISNYSTSSDVLVVMVKTKSEGCSRYEAMAPIDELMWKMQNTEGVQSAISLVTVSKQMIKGMNEGNLKWETLSRNPDVLNSSIARADGLYNNSCSLAPVLVFLNDHKAETLDRAVKAVQDFAKDNNREGLEFILAAGNAGIEAATNEVIKESELIILILVYICVATMCMITFRSWAATLCIVLPLVLTSVLGNALMAFMGIGVKVATLPVVALGVGIGVDYGIYIYSRLESFLRAGLPLQEAYYQTLKSTGKAVLFTGLCLAIGVCTWIFSAIKFQADMGLMLTFMLLWNMFGALWLLPALARFLIKPEKLAGQKGNSLFAH from the coding sequence ATGAGCAGTCATCACCAAGACAAGGCCACGTTCCTCGAGCGCCTGATTTTCAACAACCGCCCGGCAGTGATAGTCATTTGCCTGCTGGTCAGCATCTTCCTGTTCTGGCAGGCCACGCTGATCCGGCCGTCCACCAGTTTTGAAAAGATGATCCCCCTCGAGCACCCCTTCATCGAGAAGATGCTCGAGCACCGCAACGACCTGGCGAACCTGGGCAACACGGTGCGGATTTCCGTGGAGGCCACCGATGGCGACATTTTCTCCAAGGAATACATGGAGACCCTGCGCCAGATCCACGACGAAGTGTTTTACATTTCCGGTGTCGACCGTTCCGGGCTCAAGTCGCTGTGGAGCCCGAGTGTGCGCTGGACCGAAGTGACGGAAGAGGGCTTTGCCGGTGGTGAGGTGATTCCCCAGAGTTACGACGGCTCGGCCGACAGCCTCGACCTGTTGCGCAACAACGTGCTCAAGTCCGGTCAGGTCGGGCGGCTGGTGGCGAACGACTTCAAATCGAGCATCATCGATATTCCGTTGCTGGAGTCCTACCCGGACCCGCAGGACCAGGGCAAATTGCTCGCCCTGGACTACCGCAAGTTTTCCCATGAACTTGAAGACAAGATCCGCAACAAGTTCGAAGCCCAGAACCCCAATGTGCAGATCCACATCGTCGGTTTCGCCAAGAAAGTCGGCGACTTGATCGATGGCCTGGTCATGGTGGTGATGTTCTTTGGCGTGGCCTTCGTCATTACCCTGATCCTGTTGTACTGGTTCACGAACTGCATGCGCAGCACCATTGCAGTACTGAGCACCACCCTGGTGGCGGTGGTCTGGCAACTGGGACTGATGCACGCGGTGGGGTTTGGCCTGGACCCTTACTCAATGCTCGTGCCGTTTTTGATCTTTGCCATCGGTATTTCCCATGGCGTGCAGAAAATCAACGGTATCGCCCTGCAATCCAGCGAAGCGGACAACGCCCTGACCGCAGCGCGGCGCACCTTCCGGCAGTTGTTCCTGCCGGGCATGATCGCCATCCTGGCGGACGCCGTCGGCTTTATCACGCTGTTGATCATCGACATCGGCGTGATTCGCGAACTGGCCATCGGTGCCTCCATCGGCGTGGCGGTCATCGTATTCACCAACCTGATCCTGCTGCCGGTGGCGATCTCCTACGTCGGCATCAGCAAACGCGCCGTGGAACGCAGCAAAAAAGACGCGACCCGCGAACACCCGTTCTGGCGCACATTGTCGAACTTCGCCAGCGCCAAGGTGGCGCCGGTATCGATCGCCCTGGCCGTGATCGCGTTTGGCGGCGGCCTCTGGTACAGCCAGAACCTGAAGATCGGCGACCTGGACCAGGGCGCGCCGGAGCTGCGTCCGGATTCGCGCTACAACCAGGACAACAATTTCATCATCAGCAATTACTCCACCAGTTCCGATGTGCTGGTGGTGATGGTCAAGACCAAGTCCGAAGGTTGTTCGCGCTATGAAGCCATGGCGCCGATCGACGAGCTGATGTGGAAGATGCAGAACACCGAGGGCGTGCAGTCGGCAATTTCCCTGGTGACCGTGTCCAAGCAAATGATCAAGGGCATGAACGAGGGCAACCTGAAATGGGAAACGCTGTCGCGCAACCCTGATGTGCTCAACAGCTCCATTGCCCGGGCCGATGGCCTGTACAACAACAGTTGTTCACTTGCACCGGTGCTGGTGTTCCTCAACGACCACAAGGCCGAGACCCTGGATCGTGCGGTGAAGGCGGTGCAGGACTTTGCCAAGGACAACAACCGCGAGGGCCTGGAGTTCATCCTGGCGGCAGGTAACGCGGGCATCGAGGCGGCCACTAACGAGGTGATCAAGGAATCGGAACTGATCATCCTGATCCTGGTGTACATCTGCGTGGCGACCATGTGCATGATCACCTTCCGTTCCTGGGCGGCGACGCTGTGCATCGTCCTGCCGCTGGTGCTGACGTCGGTGCTGGGCAACGCCTTGATGGCGTTCATGGGCATCGGCGTGAAGGTCGCGACTCTGCCGGTGGTGGCGTTGGGCGTGGGGATTGGCGTGGACTACGGCATCTATATCTACAGCCGCCTGGAGAGTTTCCTGCGCGCCGGCTTGCCGTTGCAGGAGGCCTATTACCAGACGTTGAAGTCCACCGGCAAAGCGGTGTTGTTTACCGGCCTCTGCCTGGCGATCGGCGTGTGCACCTGGATCTTCTCGGCCATCAAGTTCCAGGCCGACATGGGCTTGATGCTGACATTCATGCTGCTGTGGAACATGTTCGGGGCGCTGTGGCTGCTGCCGGCGTTGGCGCGGTTCCTGATCAAGCCTGAGAAACTGGCGGGGCAGAAGGGCAATTCGTTGTTCGCCCATTGA